A DNA window from Pleuronectes platessa chromosome 19, fPlePla1.1, whole genome shotgun sequence contains the following coding sequences:
- the coq4 gene encoding ubiquinone biosynthesis protein COQ4 homolog, mitochondrial codes for MWRRASKRFHGLTQRHPGLISKVCVQQLCSSSSSSSEFTNGCFNGLYTGHIPTTPVQKALLAVGSGVAALQDPYRHDMVAVLGETTGHLALLNLRDRMRNDPEGQTILTERPRIRLSTLDLTTMASLPEGSFGREYLRFLEDNHVTPDSRADVRFVDNEELAYVMQRYREVHDLLHTLLGMPTNMLGEVAVKWFEAAQLGLPMCALGAVLGPLRLSTSRLQTLFTSLGPWALQNGRRARCVLSVFYERRWEQNLEDLRQELNIDPPPVIPSASKQRST; via the exons ATGTGGCGGAGGGCTAGTAAGCGTTTCCACGGGTTGACTCAGCGACATCCCGGTTTGATCTCGAAAG TGTGCGTCCAgcagctgtgcagcagcagcagcagcagcagtgagtttACAAATGGCTGCTTTAATGGGCTGTACACCGGTCACATTCCCACCACCCCCGTCCAGAAAGCCCTGCTGGCCGTTGGGTCAGGTGTGGCTGCACTGCAGGACCCCTACAGACATG ACATGGTGGCCGTGCTCGGAGAGACGACGGGACACCTAGCCTTGTTAAATCTCAGGGACAGGATGAGAAATGACCCTGAAGGCCAAACAATCCTAAC TGAACGGCCCAGGATCCGACTGTCCACGCTTGATCTGACCACGATGGCTTCGCTGCCCGAAGGCTCCTTTGGGAGAGAATACCTCCGTTTCCTGGAGGACAAC CACGTGACCCCTGACTCGAGGGCAGACGTGAGGTTTGTGGACAATGAGGAGCTCGCCTACGTCATGCAGAGATACAGAGAGGTCCATGATTTGTTGCACACCTTACTGGGCATGCCTACAAACATGCTGG GCGAAGTGGCAGTAAAATGGTTCGAAGCCGCTCAGTTAGGGCTTCCCATGTGCGCCCTCGGAGCTGTGCTGGGGCCACTTCGGCTGAGCACAAG CCGTTTGCAGACACTGTTCACGTCTCTGGGGCCCTGGGCGCTTCAGAATGGTCGGCGGGCCCGATGCGTCCTCAGCGTCTTCTACGAGAGACGGTGGGAACAGAACCTCGAAGACCTCCGGCAAGAGCTCAACATCGACCCGCCCCCGGTTATACCGAGTGCATCCAAACAGAGGAGCACCTGA